The nucleotide sequence GGTTTGACGATAATGCGGCGTGCTATCCACAATCGCTTGCAGCGGCTTTTCAAAGCCCATTTCTAACATGCGATCGGCTTCATCTAATACCAGAGTGGTCAGATGGCTTAAATCTAAACGGCCGCGATCTAAATGATCTAATACGCGACCTGGGGTGCCAACAATAATGTGGGCGCCATGTTCTAATGAACCAATTTGTGGGCCAACAGCCATGCCACCACATAAGGTCAGCACTTTAATGTTGTGAATACCGCGCGCGAGGTTTCTGATTTCCTGCGCTACTTGATCGGCTAATTCGCGCGTTGGGCATAACACCAGAGTTTGAATGCGAAAACGCTGCACATCCAATTTATTGAGTAAGCACAAACCAAAGGCAGCCGTTTTACCACTACCAGTTTTGGCTTTAGCAATCAGATCTTTACCATTCAATGTCAAAGGTAAAGAGGCGGCTTGGATTGGCGTCATTTGGGTGTAACCCAAGGTCGTCAGGTTAGTCAGCAACTCAGTGCGCAGTGGCAAAGTAGCAAATAAACAGGTATCAGAAACTGGAGCGGTCAAGGGTAAACCTCTAGCCCGAAGGCGAGTTATAAACATAAAAACGGCGCCGACAAGGCGCCGCACACGGTCGCAATCATAGCAAATTGGCACCCTATCAGCCATGACTAACTGGCTTATCCCGATAAATTCCTCGAAGGCGCTACGAGCTTATTGCCGCAATTGCACTGTCACCATCACGACCCCATGATCTGTGCTGTGACTATCTAAGGCATAATCTGGGCGCAATAGGTGGCAGTCAAACACTTCATAGCCCTCAACACAAGCCAGTTGCCAGCAATAGCTAGGCGCAAAATCTTGGCTTAACAATATATAATCAAGCACTTGGCCATGGCCGCCATAATAGTGGGTTGGGATCGCCGCTAACGTTTGGCCGGTTTCTTGTTCAAACAGATGAAAGCTATCAAAGAGTTGTAAGGCCGCGCCCTGAGATTGCGCTTGCGGCTGTGATGACGTTTGCGCTGTTGATTGCGCTTGGGTTTGAGCGTGCGGCGCATTGGCTTTAGTTACCCTATTGGGGCTGACTAACCCCTGCAATAAGTCACTGGTGAGCGCATCATTAAAATCCCCCATCAATATCATAGGTAAGCCGCATTCACGATAACGGCTACGCAAGGCGCTGCGCACTAAGCTAGCTTCCGCTAAGCGCTGAATACTGGCAGCGGCATCACCAAAATCTGCATTGATATTGCCGTTTTCACACTCATTAAATTGCGATCGCTTTGATTTAAAATGCACCACGTAGCAATCGCACAAGCCAAGCCCTGGGATATTAACTTGTGCCCATAAGGGCTTGCGACTAAAGCTAAAATCAGCGCTCAGCCAAAGTTGCGCGCGTGCTTGCGGCGCTACCTTAAGGGCATCAGAATTTACTATGGGATAACGACTAGCAAGCGCTGTAACTGGTTGCTGATAGATATAGGCATCGATTAGCTCTGGATTATCGATTACAGCAAAATAGGGGTAACCCGCTTGCAGCAGTAATTGCTGCAACTCAACAACACTAAACACTTCTTGAAAGCCTATGATATCGGGCTGATGCTCAGCCAAATAACGGCTTATCCAGTGGCACTTTTGCTGCCACTGCGGCTCAGAATAGATATTAAATTGCTCGTAATAAGCCAAGGGCGGCGCAATAAAATTAAATAAATTAAGGGTCGCAATTCTAATGGGCGCAGAGAGCGCATCAACAGCAGTCATTAGCCAATATGTCCTTTGATTATTTCACTTAGCACTTGGCGGAGGCAATAAAGGCATCTATATCGCCACTGCAAACTAGCGGCATCTGCGCTTGCAACTTTGCTAATGGCCAATCCCACCATTTAAGCGCTAATAAGGCTGTTATTTGTGATTCACTAAAGCGATAGCGTAATAGTCGATTTTGCCCAACCACTATGGCATAAGGCGGCACATCTTTAGTAATAACAGCACGGGCACCGATGACAGCGCCATCGCCAATATGCACGCCCGGCATGATCATAGCTTCAGTGCCAATCCACACATCATTACCAATGACAGTATCACCTGAGCGCTCAAAGCCGCTTTTGACTTGCTCACCAAATTGCTTAGCATCAAAAGGAAAAGTCGATATCCAATCGAGACGATGGCCTTGGTTACCAGCCAGCATAAAGGTGGCGCCAGAGGCAATGGAGCAGAACTTACCTATAATAAGTTTATCAACTTCCCCATAAATTCCCGCTTCCCAAACATCTTGGGTGACGCTATCGCCAAGTAAATAGCGCACACAAATGTCTTCAAAAGATTTGCCATGATAATAGCCAGAATAATAACTGTATTCACCTACTTGAATATTAGGATGAGTGACATGCTCGGCTAAGGCTTGGCCGCTCAGCCAACTAGCAAAAACATTGGCAGATGTTTGCGTCATGGGACTTCCTTGATGGTAATAAATAGCGCAATGGTTAGCTCATGCTGAGTGTTATGGGGCATTAAATCCACATGCCCCAGATAAGTCGCGGCCAAAGCGTGTTGCTCAAAAGAAAAATCACGACTTAAGTGAGTTACGGCTTAAATGAATCACGACTTTAGCGAGCACAACCTAAAGCCCATCATTATAAAAAGGTCGCTAACTGCGCCAAGCTTTTTTTCTGGAGTGCATGCTCTGGCACAGTCGCATCTGGGGCTGGATAGCCTGCCACTATCAAGATAAAGGGCCGCTCATTGTCGGCATCGCGGCCGCAAATCTCAGTTAAAAAGCTCATAGGCTTAGGGGTATGAGTCAAGGTTGCCAATCCAGCATGATGCAGCGCCTGAATCAAAAAGCCTGTGGCTATGCCTACAGATTCATGCACATAGTAGTTTTGGCTGTGGCCATCTTGCTGCGCGCCGCCGCGCTTTTGACTAAATACCGCAATTAACCACGGCGCTTCGCTTAAATAAGGTTTACTGGCATTGGTGCCTAAAGGTTTTAGCGCCGTTAGCCATTCCTCGCCGCCGCGCCCCTCATAAAAGGCGCGCTCAATGGCTTCAGCTTCAGCGCGGATTTTGGCTTTCACATCAGCGCTTTGAATCGCCACAAAATGCCACGGCTGATGATTAGCGCCATTAGGCGCCGTGCCTGCTGCCAATAAGCATTGCTCGATAATGGCGGCAGCCACCGGGCGCGAGCTAAATTTACGAATGGAATGGCGCCGCTTAATGTCTTGATAGTTTTGCTCGGCGCGCATCAGCATCTCTGCTGCTGAGTACTCAATAAAATCGACTAACGCTTGGTGCTCACTCATTACGACTCCATGTGACAGGTTACTTTTATAGCGATAACACCACACTAAGCCAAGGCGCGGGCAACATCAATATGGAACTTATCTATGTCAGCATCGACCATGAACGCAAATCTCCAGCAAAACCTTGCAGCGCAAATACACAGAAATAGAACTTAAGTGATTCTGAATGTTATTTAAAATCAATTAAAAACAATGCGTTAAAAAGTTAATTGAACTTTACGAGCAACTTATTCATTTTTTACATTGACCTCAGCGTTTAAATCCATAAAATGCGCGAAATTTGCCTAAAAATTTGTGACAACAAAAAAATAAGAGGTGGGAAAATGAGCAGTGATAATAATTTCAGTTTGGGTCAGGTGCCGCAACACGCACGGCAAAGTACACTGTCCTTAACTATGGTGATGTTAGGACTGACGTTTTTCTCAGCAAGTATGTGGACCGGCGGCACTTTAGGCACAGGTCTTAATCTCAATGACTTTCTACTAGCCGTGATCATAGGCAACTTAATCTTAGGTATTTACACTTCTTGTTTAGGCTATATCGGCGCATCGACTGGCTTATCTACGCACTTACTGGCGCGCTACTCATTCGGCGAAAAAGGCTCGTGGTTACCCTCATTGCTGCTTGGCGGCACTCAAGTCGGTTGGTTTGGTGTTGGCGTCGCCATGTTTGCCATTCCCGTACACAAGGCCACAGGCATAGATACCCAAGTGCTGATCTTAGTCTCTGGCGCCTTAATGACAGCCACTGTTTACTTTGGCATTAAAGCCCTAATGATCTTATCGGCCATAGCTGTGCCTGCCATCGCTATGCTCGGCGGTTATAGTGTGATTGAAGCCATTGCCAGCATGGGCGGCATATCAGCGTTACAAGAACTCGCCCCAAGTGAGCCAATGAGCTTAACCTTAGCCATCGCCATGGTAGTGGGGTCATTTATTTCTGCTGGCACCTTAACGGCCGATTTTGTCCGTTTCGGACGTAATGCTAAAACAGCGGTTGTGGTCACTATGGTGGCCTTTTTTATGGGCAATACCTTGATGTTTATCTTTGGCGCCGCGGGCGCTGCCGCCACTGGGCATGCGGATATTTCAGAAGTGATGATAGCCCAAGGCCTACTTATCCCCGCCATTATCGTGTTAGGGCTAAATATCTGGACCACTAACGATAATGCTCTCTACGCTTCTGGCCTAGGTTTTGCCAACATCACTGGTCTTTCAAGCAAATACTTATCCATAGTCAATGGCGTAATCGGCACCTTTTGCGCTTTGTGGCTGTATAATAATTTCGTCGGTTGGTTAACCTTTTTATCCGCAGCTATTCCGCCTATCGGTGGTATTTTGATTGCTGATTTTATTAAGAACCGCAAGCGCTATAGCGACATTGCCAACACGTTACACCAACAAGTGATGGTTAATTGGTCCGCCATTATAGGGGTTGCCATAGGTGTCGCCGCTGGCCATTTATTACCTGGCATAGTGCCACTGAATGCCGTGCTGGCTGGTGCTGGCAGTTACTTATTACTCGATACCTTGAGCCGCCATTTTCGCCAACTGCCGATTCAAGCCAAACAAGCCTAAATTTCAGGAAACGTTATGAATAACTCCTTGCTCATTACCAATGTCACAGTGCGCGGTCAGACTGGGCTTAAGAAAATTGTCATTGACAATGGTCGCTTCAGCGCCATTTATCCAGCCGACGCCCCGCTTGAGATCAATGCCACTGTGATTGATGGTGAAGGCGGCATGGCCATGGCGCCTTTTTGTGAACCACATATTCACTTAGATACCACTCAAACCGCTGGTGAACCTAACTGGAATATTTCAGGCACTTTATTTGAAGGCATTGAGCGCTGGGCTGAGCGCAAGGCATTACTGTCCATTGAAGATGTTAAAGCGCGCGCTAAGCAAACCTTGTCATGGCAGATTGCTAACGGTATTCAACATGTGCGTACCCATGTGGATGTATCAGATCCAAGCTTGACGGCGCTGCGCGCTATGTTAGAAGTTAAAGCTGAGATGAAAGACGTAGTTGACTTGCAAATCGTCGCATTTCCGCAAGAAGGTATCTTGTCATACCCAAATGGCAAGGCCTTGATGGAAGAAGCCTTAGAGCTGGGCGCCGATGTAATTGGCGCGATTCCGCACTTTGAATTCACCCGTGAATACGGCATTGAATCTCTGCACTATATTTTTGAATTAGCGCAAAAATATGACCGTTTAATCGACGTGCACTGCGATGAAATTGATGATGAGCAATCGCGCTTTATCGAAACCTTAGCAGCCCTGGCCCACAAATATGACATAGGCCACAAGGTCACGGCTAGCCACACCACCGCCATGCATTCTTATAACGGTGCCTATGCTTCACGCTTGTTCCGTTTACTTAAGATGGCGGGCATTAGTTTTGTGGCTAACCCGCTAGTTAACATTCACTTGCAAGGCCGCTTTGATGATTATCCAAAACGCCGCGGTGTAACCCGAGTTAAAGAGATGCTGGCCAGCAATATCAATGTGTGTTTAGGCCATGATGATGTGTTTGACCCTTGGTATCCACTGGGCACTGCCAACATGCTGCAAGTACTGCACATGGGGCTGCATGTGTGTCAAATCATGGGCTATGAGCAATTAGATAAGTCTTTGGATTTAATCAGTACCCACAGTGCCAAAGCCTTAGCTTTAGGTGAGCAATACGGTATTGAAATTGGCCGTCCAGGCAACTTAATCATACTACCGGCTGATAGTGATTTTGATGCCCTGCGCCGCCAAGTGCCTGTGCGTTACTCCATTAGAGGCGGCAAACTAATTGCCAGCACACAACCTGCAGTGAGTCATATTTACCATGATGGTGAGCAGCGTATCGATTTTCGCCGTTAATGACTCATGTCTTTGGCCTCACAATCAAGGGCAAGATTAAATATTGTCAGGAAACTTAAGCCGACTTAGTTTTTAACCTATACTGGCAAAAAAACTATGATGCGACTGGCAATTGAAACACTTTAAGCATTTGATAAAAAAGGCCATAAACTTCTGGATCGCCATACGCCACAACTTAGTGGCGTTAGCGGTTCTGCTCAATGGTTTATTAATCTTTAAAACCGTCTACGGCACCTCAAGCAATATCATTGAACTGCTGCATATCGCTAACTTCTCCGAAGCCAGCATTACGGCATTAACTAATGCACCTTGGTTTATGCTGGGTGTGTTTTTAGTCTTAAATTCCATTGGCTTAGTCTTTAGGGCACGTATCGCTTGGGTCATGAGCTTAGTGCTACTAGTCACTACCTTACTGTTTACTTTCCATTTCATACCCGATCAGCAGCACAGTATTAATCTGTGTATTTTTACCTTAGGGTTATTGTTATTGCTGCGCAAAGATTTTACCCGCAGCAGCGCCACCGCAGGCGGCATATTCTCGTTAATTACCTTCGTTATTTTAGTGGCTTACGCTACTTATGGCAGCCTGTATTTCGGTGATGGTTTTGCGCCTAAAATCGATAATATTATGACGGCCTTTTACTTTTCCATGGTTACTATGACAACCGTTGGTTATGGCGATATCTTACCTGTAAGCGAGGCTGCGAGACTCTTTACTATTTCGGTCATCATTTCAGGTATTACTGTATTTGCCACCTCAGTGACGACTATTTTTGGGCCGCTTATTCGCGGTGGACTTGATAAGCTGGTTAAAGGAAACAAGACCCTAATGAAACGTGAAGACCATTTTATTGTCTGTGGCACCTCTATGATGGCCATGAATACCATTAACCAACTGCATCAGCGCGGCCTGGATGTCACCATAATCACTGTGCGCCCCGAAGATGAATTTGCCATGATAGAACAAAGTCTTGAAGGTAAATTCGATATTATTTCAGGGGATAGTAGCGACAGCGCGGTACTCAAAAAGGCTGGGCTTGAAAACTGCCGTGCCATTTTAGCCCTCGCTGAAAACGATGCCGACAACGCCTTTATCTTATTATCGGCAAGAGACTTATCTGCCGATGTAAAAACTGTCGTAATAGTGAACGATAGTAAAAATATCAATAAGATAAAGATGGTGCAGCCGGATATTATCTTATCGCCACAACTGTTTGGCAGCGAAGTGCTAGCAAGAATGCTCAATGGTGAAGAAATCGATAATAAGGTTTTGATTTCTATGCTATTAAATTCTGGTCATGGCATTTTTGATAAAAAAGTGACGCCAGAGCCCTCTAAGAGCTAAGCCCTCTATGCTTGAGGTGGCAGCTTGATCATGACTCAAACGCGCAGGCGCGCTAATATAGCCAGCATTATTGATTGACCACCTCACAAACACCCATGAATAAAGAAAAAATCGGTCTAATTATACTTGCCATAGTGGCTATTGGCTTTGGCATTTACGCTATCGATGGCAGTCGTCAGGTATTAGCGCAATTTGGCATTAATTCACCTTGGCCTGTCATTGGCGTATTTAGTGGCTTAATTGCCTTAACTTGGTGTGCTAATCGCTGGTTTTGGCCAACCTTAGTGGCCGCAGCACTCATCCCCCTTGGCATCATAGTCTTTGGCTAAAGCGCCCATTCCCCCTTTTAAGCGGTGTTGAACTCACCAAGATTTAATACCGAGTTCAACACTTAGCGCACCATCACTTCCTCATACACTGGCCTATACTCATTACCGCCAAATAATCATTGAGGAAACAATATGTCAGTATCAACAATCTTAGCCATGCTAGTCATAGGCGCCATTGCCGGTTGGTTAGCAGGAAAAATCATGCAAGGCCAAGGCTTTGGCCTGCTTGGTAATATTGCTGTCGGAATTGTGGGTTCTCTTCTTGGAGGCTTAGTATTTGGCATGCTGGGATTTGCGTCCATCGGCATTATTGGCTCGATTATTAGTGCTACTGTGGGCGCAGTATTACTGCTATATATCATCCAGAAAGTGAAAAGCTAACAGTGACACTCACTGCATTAGCCTAATAGCTCACGCACTTATATAACTATGCCCATGATAATCCTGCCCATAATAACCATGCCCATGATTCCTGCACAGGGATGTGCATAAGTCTTTGCCCCTTCTTGTCCCTCAATATGTTTTTATAACTTTTCACATACCAAAAAGTGACTAAAAATAGTCAGCCCGCCGCATTAAATCCCAAATATTCACGATAAACAGCAAGCTTATGCTTTTACAAATATTTTTTGCTAAAAGCTTGGAGAATTGCTGCCCGCATCCTTGCGAAGGAATTGTTGTCTGACCAATATGGTGGCATTCAATCAAGCCACATGAGAAATAACCATAATGAAAATTAGAATTATCAGTGCATTAGCCTTAACTGCTTTATTTACTGGCGCCGTCAACGCCGCCAACTATAATGCCGAACTTGCCGCTAGCTATTATGAGCATTTTGCGCCAATACAAGGCGCTGCTGCCGGTAAAAATCTCGGATTAATGAGCCCTGAAGCATTTGTAAACAGCATTAAGGCTGGTAATAAACTGGTTGCCGTAGATATAAGAACCCCAGCTGAAATGGATATCTTTGGTTTGGCTTTGCCTGGAAGCCTTGCAATGTCAGCTGAAACTGTATTCTTGCCAGAGAACTTAGCTAAGCTGCCAACCGACAAACCTGTAGTAATTATTTGTAAATCAGGCGCGCGAGCTACTGCTATTGGCACCGCGCTGCGCCACGCTGGTTTTGATAATGTGAAGATTCTAAAGGGTGGCTTTAAAGGCTTAAGTGCGTATTTAGGACCAGTTGAAGCGAATCAAGGCTAACAGCATGATTGCCACTATTTATGATCCTTGGCATACCCTGTTTAGCATATCAATAGTGGCTTATGAATAGTGGCTAGCGGCCGAGTTAACGACTATGTTAAGTGATAGAAATTACTGTTGATGAATCTGGCACATTGCTTAATCAGCCACACATTCAGAGAACTTAACAATGAAAACTCTACATCCACATCCCATTGGCGAAATTGATCACCTCATCCAACCCAACCATTTTGACGATATTAATCTAACTTCAGCGGCGCGCGAGATTTTAGTCGATTTCCACCACAGTCCGCCGAGCATCATTGATGCCGATACCCAAGTGGTGTCAGCGCTTGAAATGATGCTGCACGAACACTGCCAAATTAAAATGGTGATAGATATCAATCAAGAATTAATCGGTATTATTACTCAAGATGCCCTATCACCGCAGGCAATTACCATTCATCAAAACAAATTCACGCCCAAGCGGGAGATCACAGTTGAAGACTTGATGATACCTCGTGAGCAGTTACTCGCCTTAGACTATGAGCAAGTATTAGCGGCCAACGTGGGCGACATACTTAACACCCTTAAGCAGAGCGGCGTTCATCATTGCTTAGTGGTGGATGCTAGTAATCATCAAATTCGCGGCTTACTCAATTCAGCCGATATAGCGGCGCGCTTACATATTGCGCCGCCAACAGCCGAAGAAAAACCCTCATTCTTTAGCATCTTTAAGCACTTAAGTCAGCGCTTAGCGCAGCTAAAACAAACGCATCAGACTTTATAAGCAGCCAATACTTACTCCTGCTTAGAGATAATAATCTTTAAGCGGGGGAAAGCCATTAAAGCAAACGGCCGAATAAGTCGTGGTATAAGCGCCTGTCGTTAACCAATACATACGATCGCCTATGGCTAAATCTTGCGGCAAACCATAACGGTAATGCTCATACATAATATCAGCGCTATCGCAGGTAGGCCCGGCGATTACACAAGCGCCTAATGGCCCTTGTTTATCGGTAACAATCGGGAATTTAATCGCTTCATCTAAGGTTTCAATTAACCCTGAGAATTTACCTACATCGGCAAATACCCAACGCTCATTGGCAGCATTAGATTTATGAGAAATAAGCACAACTTCTGACACTAATACGCCAGCATTAGAAATCAGCGAACGCCCAGGCTCTAATATGATTTCAGGCAATTTATTGGGGAAGGCTTGATGTAAATAACTAATAATCTCATCAGCATAACGAGCAAGCGCTTGAGTCTTATCTAAGTAATTCGCAGGAAAACCGCCGCCCATATTAATCATGGCTAACTCAATGCCTGCATCTGCTTTTAAGCGCGCAAATAAGTTAGCCACTTGGTTAATCGCAATTTGCCAAGCGCCGATGTCGCGTTGCTGTGAGCCCACATGAAAAGAGATACCGTAAGGCGTTAACCCTAAAGATTGTGCCAATACCAATAGATCGTAAGCCATTTCTGCCTGACAACCGAATTTACGTGACAATGGCCAATCGGCCGTATCATTATCGGCCGTTAAAATTCGCACATAGACGCGACTACCCGGGGCAGCCTCTGCCAACATGCGGATATCGGCTTCTGAATCAGATGCAAATAGGCGCACGCCACGCTCATAAAAAGCTTCAACATCTTTACGCTTCTTGATGGTATTACCAAAACTAACGCGATCGCAACTAACCCCATGGGCCAAAACGGCGTCAAGCTCATAAATAGAGGCAATATCAAAGTTGGCTTGTTTTTGCTGCAGCAATTGCAGAATTGGCGCTCCCGGATTGGCTTTTACAGCATAATAAATATGAGCAAAAGGGAAATATTTAGTCATTTCGTCATATTGTTCAGCAACGATTGCTGTATCTATCACCACAAATGGGGTTGGCTTATTGGCGGCAAACTGCTTTATACGCTCAAACCTTGACTGTTCATAGTAATCAGCAACCTCAATTGTCTTAAAATGACTCATAAAAACGATATCTCCTAGGGTTAGTAATAGTGAATGTTCGCGCAGTAGACGATATTTCACTGAAACAATCAACGACTACTTATTCATTAAAATTAATTTATTATTGAATTTGGTATGACATTAGTTTCATTCGATTTAACTTTCTATCCGATGACCTATCCCGTTAAAATCATCACAGCCAATTATCAATGCACAGGATAAGCTATGTTAATTTCATGCCCCAATTGCGCAGGACTCAATCGTGTCGCAGACACAGCTATGTCGCAGCAACCTAAGTGTGGTCACTGCCAAGCACCACTGCTAAGCGGTCAAGTCGTCACCTTAACGGCGCAAAACTTTACCCGCCATGCTAATCAGTCACAACTGCCTTTAGTTATCGATTTTTGGGCGGATTGGTGTGGCCCTTGTAAGAGCTTTG is from Shewanella sp. SNU WT4 and encodes:
- a CDS encoding endonuclease/exonuclease/phosphatase family protein — its product is MTAVDALSAPIRIATLNLFNFIAPPLAYYEQFNIYSEPQWQQKCHWISRYLAEHQPDIIGFQEVFSVVELQQLLLQAGYPYFAVIDNPELIDAYIYQQPVTALASRYPIVNSDALKVAPQARAQLWLSADFSFSRKPLWAQVNIPGLGLCDCYVVHFKSKRSQFNECENGNINADFGDAAASIQRLAEASLVRSALRSRYRECGLPMILMGDFNDALTSDLLQGLVSPNRVTKANAPHAQTQAQSTAQTSSQPQAQSQGAALQLFDSFHLFEQETGQTLAAIPTHYYGGHGQVLDYILLSQDFAPSYCWQLACVEGYEVFDCHLLRPDYALDSHSTDHGVVMVTVQLRQ
- a CDS encoding CatB-related O-acetyltransferase; the encoded protein is MTQTSANVFASWLSGQALAEHVTHPNIQVGEYSYYSGYYHGKSFEDICVRYLLGDSVTQDVWEAGIYGEVDKLIIGKFCSIASGATFMLAGNQGHRLDWISTFPFDAKQFGEQVKSGFERSGDTVIGNDVWIGTEAMIMPGVHIGDGAVIGARAVITKDVPPYAIVVGQNRLLRYRFSESQITALLALKWWDWPLAKLQAQMPLVCSGDIDAFIASAKC
- a CDS encoding nitroreductase family protein yields the protein MSEHQALVDFIEYSAAEMLMRAEQNYQDIKRRHSIRKFSSRPVAAAIIEQCLLAAGTAPNGANHQPWHFVAIQSADVKAKIRAEAEAIERAFYEGRGGEEWLTALKPLGTNASKPYLSEAPWLIAVFSQKRGGAQQDGHSQNYYVHESVGIATGFLIQALHHAGLATLTHTPKPMSFLTEICGRDADNERPFILIVAGYPAPDATVPEHALQKKSLAQLATFL
- the codB gene encoding cytosine permease, giving the protein MSSDNNFSLGQVPQHARQSTLSLTMVMLGLTFFSASMWTGGTLGTGLNLNDFLLAVIIGNLILGIYTSCLGYIGASTGLSTHLLARYSFGEKGSWLPSLLLGGTQVGWFGVGVAMFAIPVHKATGIDTQVLILVSGALMTATVYFGIKALMILSAIAVPAIAMLGGYSVIEAIASMGGISALQELAPSEPMSLTLAIAMVVGSFISAGTLTADFVRFGRNAKTAVVVTMVAFFMGNTLMFIFGAAGAAATGHADISEVMIAQGLLIPAIIVLGLNIWTTNDNALYASGLGFANITGLSSKYLSIVNGVIGTFCALWLYNNFVGWLTFLSAAIPPIGGILIADFIKNRKRYSDIANTLHQQVMVNWSAIIGVAIGVAAGHLLPGIVPLNAVLAGAGSYLLLDTLSRHFRQLPIQAKQA
- a CDS encoding cytosine deaminase, which encodes MNNSLLITNVTVRGQTGLKKIVIDNGRFSAIYPADAPLEINATVIDGEGGMAMAPFCEPHIHLDTTQTAGEPNWNISGTLFEGIERWAERKALLSIEDVKARAKQTLSWQIANGIQHVRTHVDVSDPSLTALRAMLEVKAEMKDVVDLQIVAFPQEGILSYPNGKALMEEALELGADVIGAIPHFEFTREYGIESLHYIFELAQKYDRLIDVHCDEIDDEQSRFIETLAALAHKYDIGHKVTASHTTAMHSYNGAYASRLFRLLKMAGISFVANPLVNIHLQGRFDDYPKRRGVTRVKEMLASNINVCLGHDDVFDPWYPLGTANMLQVLHMGLHVCQIMGYEQLDKSLDLISTHSAKALALGEQYGIEIGRPGNLIILPADSDFDALRRQVPVRYSIRGGKLIASTQPAVSHIYHDGEQRIDFRR
- the kch gene encoding voltage-gated potassium channel protein, with the translated sequence MKHFKHLIKKAINFWIAIRHNLVALAVLLNGLLIFKTVYGTSSNIIELLHIANFSEASITALTNAPWFMLGVFLVLNSIGLVFRARIAWVMSLVLLVTTLLFTFHFIPDQQHSINLCIFTLGLLLLLRKDFTRSSATAGGIFSLITFVILVAYATYGSLYFGDGFAPKIDNIMTAFYFSMVTMTTVGYGDILPVSEAARLFTISVIISGITVFATSVTTIFGPLIRGGLDKLVKGNKTLMKREDHFIVCGTSMMAMNTINQLHQRGLDVTIITVRPEDEFAMIEQSLEGKFDIISGDSSDSAVLKKAGLENCRAILALAENDADNAFILLSARDLSADVKTVVIVNDSKNINKIKMVQPDIILSPQLFGSEVLARMLNGEEIDNKVLISMLLNSGHGIFDKKVTPEPSKS
- a CDS encoding GlsB/YeaQ/YmgE family stress response membrane protein — encoded protein: MSVSTILAMLVIGAIAGWLAGKIMQGQGFGLLGNIAVGIVGSLLGGLVFGMLGFASIGIIGSIISATVGAVLLLYIIQKVKS
- a CDS encoding rhodanese-like domain-containing protein; translation: MKIRIISALALTALFTGAVNAANYNAELAASYYEHFAPIQGAAAGKNLGLMSPEAFVNSIKAGNKLVAVDIRTPAEMDIFGLALPGSLAMSAETVFLPENLAKLPTDKPVVIICKSGARATAIGTALRHAGFDNVKILKGGFKGLSAYLGPVEANQG
- a CDS encoding CBS domain-containing protein, with the translated sequence MKTLHPHPIGEIDHLIQPNHFDDINLTSAAREILVDFHHSPPSIIDADTQVVSALEMMLHEHCQIKMVIDINQELIGIITQDALSPQAITIHQNKFTPKREITVEDLMIPREQLLALDYEQVLAANVGDILNTLKQSGVHHCLVVDASNHQIRGLLNSADIAARLHIAPPTAEEKPSFFSIFKHLSQRLAQLKQTHQTL
- a CDS encoding type III PLP-dependent enzyme, encoding MSHFKTIEVADYYEQSRFERIKQFAANKPTPFVVIDTAIVAEQYDEMTKYFPFAHIYYAVKANPGAPILQLLQQKQANFDIASIYELDAVLAHGVSCDRVSFGNTIKKRKDVEAFYERGVRLFASDSEADIRMLAEAAPGSRVYVRILTADNDTADWPLSRKFGCQAEMAYDLLVLAQSLGLTPYGISFHVGSQQRDIGAWQIAINQVANLFARLKADAGIELAMINMGGGFPANYLDKTQALARYADEIISYLHQAFPNKLPEIILEPGRSLISNAGVLVSEVVLISHKSNAANERWVFADVGKFSGLIETLDEAIKFPIVTDKQGPLGACVIAGPTCDSADIMYEHYRYGLPQDLAIGDRMYWLTTGAYTTTYSAVCFNGFPPLKDYYL
- the trxC gene encoding thioredoxin TrxC translates to MLISCPNCAGLNRVADTAMSQQPKCGHCQAPLLSGQVVTLTAQNFTRHANQSQLPLVIDFWADWCGPCKSFAPTFSAIAQTMAGRFRFGKLDTQTQVEIASQFGIRSIPTLMIIKEGQIVVQQAGAMSGQDFQHWLNAHA